GGGGAGGTATCATAAAGACATGAGTGATATCCTTCCCGACACGAGCCAGGGCACCCCGGCCTACGTGTCCGACTACCTGAGCAAGCTGACTGCACTGCTGGCCGCGATCGACACGACCCAGGTTGCAGCGACTGTCGAGCTGCTCTTGGACTGCTGGCAGAACAACCGACGGCTGGTCTTCTGTGGCAATGGGGGCTCCGGCTCGACCAGCACACACATGGTCTGCGACTTTCAGAAAAATATCTGGCTCGACGGTGGCAAGCCCTTTGAGGTGGTCTCCCTGACCGACTCGCCTGCGCTCCTGCTGGCCTGGGGCAACGACACGGACTTCACCAATGTCTTTGCAGGGCAGGCACGGACCTGGCTGCGCAAAGACGATGTCCTGATCGCGATCTCGGGCTCGGGGAACTCGCAGAATGTCCTGGAGGCGGTGAAAGTGGCCAAAGAGGTGGGCGCGACTACCGTGGGGCTCTGTGGCTACGGCGGAGGGAAGCTGGCCGGGGTGAGCGATATCGCCCTCGTGGCGGACCTACGCAACATGCAGCTGGTCGAGGATGTGCACATGGTGCTCTGCCACGTGCTCTTCTCCGCCCTGCGCGACCGGATCAAGGGGCTACTCGCCGCGTGAGGCGCGCTGTCTTCCTGGACCGCGATGGGGTCCTCAATGTCTACCTCCCCGGCGACTACGCCAAGACTCCCGACGAGCTAACGCTGCTGCCGGGAGTCGGGGCGGCGGTGGCACGGCTCCAGGGTGCGGGCTTTCTGACGATCCTAATCTCCAATCAGCAGGGAGTCGCCAAGGGGCTGATGACCCAGAGCGATCTGGAGGCGGTCACGGCCAAGCTCCGCGCCGAGGTGCCGCTCGATGCGGTCTACTACTGCCCGCACCTCAAGGACGAGCACTGCGCCTGCCGCAAGCCCAAGCCGGGGATGCTCCTGCAAGCGGCGCAGGAGCACGGGATCGACCTCGCTCAGTCCGTCTTTATCGGCGACACCCCCACCGATGCCCAGGCCGCACAGGCCGCCGGTGTCCCCTTTATCCTCGTGCTGACCGGACAGACCAAGACCGCCGAGGGCTTTGTGATCGAGCCCGCCGCCACGGTCGCCAGCCTAGACGCCGCGGTGGACTGGGTGCTCGGCTAGCGTCCCCCCGATCAGAACGGGGGGGCTAGAGAGCCTGCGGCTGGGAAGGCCTTCGGCCATAAAATTTTTGCATGGTTTTATCAGATTTTGGGGTGCTGAGCCGTTATAGGGACGTGGAATCTACTCGTCGAAATCATACGGAAATTGCCCTGCACATTGTCTGGACAACTTGGAAACGAATGCCTCTGCTGGCAGATGAGTCTTTGGAGCGCTGTGTCTGGCGAACGGTTCAAGCTGAAGCGGAGAAGTGCAAGTGTACGGTTCTCGCCATTGGAGGAATGCCGGATCATGTCCACCTTGTCCTGATTCAGCCTCCGACCATTACTCTGGCAAAACTACTCAACCAGGTCAAAGGTGTCTCTTCCTCGGTGGCACGCGAACATTTGGGGAGTGAGCAGTTCTTCCGTTGGGCCAATGGCTATGCCGCATTCTCTCTGAGCCGCCCGCACTGTAAAGAGGTGGTCGCCTATGTGCTTCGCCAAAAAGAACACCATGCAGATCAGAACCTCTGGCAAGACTGGGAGTGGACCCCACCCATGTACACCCCAAATACCCCCTCCCCCATGGCCGATTCTATGGCCGAAGGCCTTCCCAGCGGAGCCTGCGACGCTCGTTGACGCCCCGCTCTAACCGGGGCGATACCTCCAACCGGCGGGACAAGCAGGTACAATAGCCCATGTCTGCGCCGATTCGTTTCTGGGGAAGGGTGGTCTCGCTACGCCCACGGCTGGTCTTGACCAAGTTCGAGGGAAGTACCGAGGCGAGCTGTCCGGGGTACATCCTAACCCTGGAAGGGACCCTGACCGAGGGAAGCGCACCGCCGGTAGGGAGCACGTTTACCGTGGCGATTGGCCCGGCGACCATGCAGAACCGCGAGCTCGCGCTTGGGGACCTGCTCCGCGGCGATGCCCACCCGGTCCCCGATGGCCTCCCCGATGTCCCCGCGCAGCTGTATAAAGTGGGGGTTCTGCGGCTGATCGCCCGCACGGAGACCGAGATTCCGCTCGATCCCCCGCGCACCGACTCCCCCCTGAGCCCCGATGACGTCGAGAGAGCCCCCCGGCGGGCGCTGGCGATCAAGTGCTTGCTCTCGGAGAGAGGCGGCTGCCGCGACTGCTCCCATGCCGTCTTAGCGTGTGTCGTGCGCCTCACCGACCCGCGCAACTACCGAACCGGGCGCTGGAGCCAGGTGCCTGCCTGCCTTGGCCCCGAGAGCTGCCCGCACTTTATTCCGCGCGAGGATTAGGGTACAATGGAGCCACGATGACAGGCAGTGCCGTTTATAACCTCACTTTTACCCGCGAGATGATGGAGACTCCGATCCTCGGAACTATCGCGCGGCGTTTTCGTATCTCCCTTACCATCCGCCGGGCGATGCTCTCCGAAGAGGGGGGCGCCGCGGAGGTGGCTTTCTCCGGCCCATCGGAAGAGATCGAGCGGGCAATCGCGGACCTTCAGACCTTTGGAGTCACCACCCAGGGCCCGCTCGAGACCCTGGTCGGAGCTAGCACCGGAGCCATCCAGAACCCGGGGCGTGGTACCTAGCCCCCCAAGAGCACAAGGAGAAGCCGGGGCTCTCCCCGGCTTTCCTTATTTTTACTGATTTTTCTTGAGTGTGGAACGCTCAGGTAAATTCTGATGTATAAAGAACTGAAGCTATGACTAGATTTACCGAAGAGGCCCTGCGGGCATTTCTTGATAACCAGGGAGGCATCTCTCGGTTCTGGCAGCCCGCCGCCGATGTTCACGAAACCGACGGCGAGCTCGTTATTAAGCTTGAGCTTGCCGGAGCGACCATCGAGACCCTCTCGGTGACCCTCTCCGGTGACGGGCGGCACCTGACGGTCTCAGGGGCACGCGGGGAGAGCCCGGCGGAGCGCCGGCTGGTCTGCCACCAGCTGGAGATCTACTTCGGGCCCTTCGAGAGAACCTTTGAGATCCCCGATGATTTTCGTGTGGAGCGAGAGGGGATCACGGCGACGCTGAAAAATGGCTTCTTGACCATTCGCTTGCCCGAGCGAGCACGTGTCCCCACACGGAGCATTCCGATCTCGCAAGAGTAAGCTGAGTTGGTGAGAGTAGAGGGAGTAAAGACAAAATGGACGAGAACACAGAAGAGATGAACGATGGGCTGGAGAATGTCTTTGATCAGCTCAATACCGAGACCCAGGGGACACCGACGATCCCTGAGGTGCTCAACCTCCTGCCCCTGCGCGATGCCGTGATCTTCCCGGTCCTGGTCGCGCCGATCGTGGTGGGACGAGAGCCCTACATGCGCCTGATCTCGGACTCGGTGCGCGATGGGAGCCGCCTGATTGGGATTGTCACCCAGCGCGACCCCGGCACCGAGCGCCCGACGCCTGCCGATGTCTACCCGACCGGTGTCGTGGTGACCATCCGCATGATGAACCGGGGACGAGACACCACCCAGCTCCTAGTTCAGGGCATCCAGCGCTTCCATATCCAGGAGATCCTCCAGGAAGAGCCCTACCTGCGCGCCCGGATCAAGGTCTGTGACGAGCCCGCTGAGCTGACCGACGAGGAGAACCTGGAGGTCGAGGCACTGCGGCGCGAGCTCGCAGGGACCTTTACGCGGATTGTCGAGCTCAGCAACGACATGCCCGACCACTTCAAGGAGATCGAGCAGGTCACCCCGGTTGGCACCATGACCGACATGATCGCCGCACACGCCCACCTCAACACGGCGGAGAAGGCCCAGATCCTAGAGACCCTGCCCCTGGTCGAGCGGATGCGGGCCCTGCACGCCATGCTCCTGCGGGAGGCGCAGATCATGGAGCTGGGAGCGAGCATCCACAACCAAGCCGCTGGGGAGATGAGCAAGGCCCAGCGCGAGTACTACCTGCGCGAGCAGCTCAAGGTGATCCACAAGGAGCTCGGGGAGGGCGATGAGCGTGGCCGGGATGTCGAGGAGCTCCGTGAGCGCCTCGATGCCGCACAGCTTCCCGCCGAGGCCCGCAAGGAGGCCGACCGTGAGCTGGAGCGCATGAGCCGCATGGCCTTTGGTGCCCCGGAGTACACGGTCGCCCGGACCTATCTGGACCTGATGGCGAGCCTACCCTGGGCAAAGTCCACCGACGACAACCTCGATATTCCTCACGTGAAGGAGGTCCTCGACGACGACCACTACGGTCTTGAGAAGATCAAGGATCGCCTGCTGGAGTTTCTGGCGGTGCGCAAGATCAAGCAGGAGCGCGGCGAGCCTGTGCGCCAGCCGATCCTTTGCTTTGTCGGGCCTCCTGGGGTGGGAAAGACGAGCCTGGGACGCAGTATCGCCCGCGCCATGGGACGAGAGTTCTACCGGCTCTCTCTGGGCGGGGTGCGCGACGAGGCGGAGATCCGGGGCCACCGGCGCACCTATATCGGGGCGATGGCGGGGCAGATTGTCACGGGGCTCAAGCGCGCCGGGACCAACAACCCGGTCTTCCTGCTCGATGAGATCGACAAGCTCGCCCACGACCACCGCGGCGACCCGAGCTCGGCGCTTCTGGAGGCACTCGACCCCGAGCAGAACACGACTTTTCGGGACAACTACCTGGACACGCCGTTTGATCTCTCCAACGTCCTCTTTATCACCACAGCCAATGGGCTGGACACGATCCAGGGGCCGCTCCGCGACCGCATGGAGATTATCGAGCTGACGGGCTACACGGAGCAGGAGAAAGTCGCGATCGCGCGCCAGCACCTGGTTCCCAAGCAGCTACGGGAGCACGGGCTGACCACGGATCAGGTGACGGTCACCGACGAGGCGCTCTATGCGCTGGTTCAGGGCCACACCCGGGAGGCCGGTGTCCGAAGCCTGGAGCGCCAGGTGGCAGCGGTCTGCCGCAAGGTAACCCGCAGCTTCGCCGAGGGGCGCACCGAGCCCTTGACAGTCACCCGCGCCACGGTTGAGGAGTATCTGGGGGCTCCGCGCTTTGAGTTTGAGGAGCTGGACGACCGCACGAGCATTCCGGGGGTCGCGACCGGCCTGGTCTGGACTCCCGTGGGCGGCGATGTGATCTTTATCGAGGCCCAGAAGATGG
This genomic interval from Armatimonas rosea contains the following:
- a CDS encoding D-sedoheptulose-7-phosphate isomerase, producing MSDILPDTSQGTPAYVSDYLSKLTALLAAIDTTQVAATVELLLDCWQNNRRLVFCGNGGSGSTSTHMVCDFQKNIWLDGGKPFEVVSLTDSPALLLAWGNDTDFTNVFAGQARTWLRKDDVLIAISGSGNSQNVLEAVKVAKEVGATTVGLCGYGGGKLAGVSDIALVADLRNMQLVEDVHMVLCHVLFSALRDRIKGLLAA
- a CDS encoding HAD-IIIA family hydrolase, with protein sequence MRRAVFLDRDGVLNVYLPGDYAKTPDELTLLPGVGAAVARLQGAGFLTILISNQQGVAKGLMTQSDLEAVTAKLRAEVPLDAVYYCPHLKDEHCACRKPKPGMLLQAAQEHGIDLAQSVFIGDTPTDAQAAQAAGVPFILVLTGQTKTAEGFVIEPAATVASLDAAVDWVLG
- the tnpA gene encoding IS200/IS605 family transposase, which encodes MVLSDFGVLSRYRDVESTRRNHTEIALHIVWTTWKRMPLLADESLERCVWRTVQAEAEKCKCTVLAIGGMPDHVHLVLIQPPTITLAKLLNQVKGVSSSVAREHLGSEQFFRWANGYAAFSLSRPHCKEVVAYVLRQKEHHADQNLWQDWEWTPPMYTPNTPSPMADSMAEGLPSGACDAR
- a CDS encoding NIL domain-containing protein, whose translation is MTGSAVYNLTFTREMMETPILGTIARRFRISLTIRRAMLSEEGGAAEVAFSGPSEEIERAIADLQTFGVTTQGPLETLVGASTGAIQNPGRGT
- a CDS encoding Hsp20/alpha crystallin family protein; translation: MTRFTEEALRAFLDNQGGISRFWQPAADVHETDGELVIKLELAGATIETLSVTLSGDGRHLTVSGARGESPAERRLVCHQLEIYFGPFERTFEIPDDFRVEREGITATLKNGFLTIRLPERARVPTRSIPISQE
- the lon gene encoding endopeptidase La — its product is MDENTEEMNDGLENVFDQLNTETQGTPTIPEVLNLLPLRDAVIFPVLVAPIVVGREPYMRLISDSVRDGSRLIGIVTQRDPGTERPTPADVYPTGVVVTIRMMNRGRDTTQLLVQGIQRFHIQEILQEEPYLRARIKVCDEPAELTDEENLEVEALRRELAGTFTRIVELSNDMPDHFKEIEQVTPVGTMTDMIAAHAHLNTAEKAQILETLPLVERMRALHAMLLREAQIMELGASIHNQAAGEMSKAQREYYLREQLKVIHKELGEGDERGRDVEELRERLDAAQLPAEARKEADRELERMSRMAFGAPEYTVARTYLDLMASLPWAKSTDDNLDIPHVKEVLDDDHYGLEKIKDRLLEFLAVRKIKQERGEPVRQPILCFVGPPGVGKTSLGRSIARAMGREFYRLSLGGVRDEAEIRGHRRTYIGAMAGQIVTGLKRAGTNNPVFLLDEIDKLAHDHRGDPSSALLEALDPEQNTTFRDNYLDTPFDLSNVLFITTANGLDTIQGPLRDRMEIIELTGYTEQEKVAIARQHLVPKQLREHGLTTDQVTVTDEALYALVQGHTREAGVRSLERQVAAVCRKVTRSFAEGRTEPLTVTRATVEEYLGAPRFEFEELDDRTSIPGVATGLVWTPVGGDVIFIEAQKMEGSKTLQLTGQLGDVMQESAKAALSYIRANATELGLPANFWNETELHIHVPAGATPKDGPSAGVTMTTVMTSLLTGRRVKPRLAMTGEVTLTGRVLPVGGIKEKVLAAKRSGVTTVILPARNRKDLEEDIPAELRQGMTFHFAESVRDVLELALEPTNKARRIRVKASPEKPAAKPVPVPTAPLPEPLQQPSVPPARA